The genomic interval CAGCACCGTAAAGCCGGTGACATCGGCTTCAATCAGCGCCTTGGCCAGACGCTTTTCCATTACCGCCTCAATGACGATATCGACGCGTTTTGCCGCATAGGTCTGCATGGGGTCAGCCTCCACTCAGCCACTGAGCGATGATCAAGTATAGCGGTATGCCCAGGGTCAGATTGAACGGAAAGGTGACCGCCAGGGACATGGTCAGATAAACCGCCGGGTTGGCCTCGGGCAGCGCCACCCGCATGGCCGCCGGCACCGCGATGTAGGACGCCGATGCCGCCAGTGCCATGAATGTCATGACGCCGCCCGGGCTCAATCCCAGCAGCGTGCCGGTCAGCGCGCCGATTGAAGCGCCCACCAGTGGCATCAATACGCCAAAGCCGAATAACCCGGGTGTCAGTACCCCACGGGATTTGCGGATGCCGCGACCGGCCAGCAGGCCCATGTCCAGCAGAAAGAGGCACAGGACCCCCTGAAACGGCGCATCGATGAACGGGGCGACCATGGCCATGCCCTCGTCACCGGTGATCCAGCCAATGATGAAAGCGCCCACCAGCAGGACGATGGAACCGTTAAGGAGAATTTCGCGCAGGACATCCTCCTCCATCTCGGCGGATTGGCGACCGAATCGGGTCACGATCCACAGCGCCGAAAGAATGGCCGGTGCCTCCATCACCGCGGCCACGGCCACCATATAGCCCTCTGGCTGGAATCCGGCGGATGTGGCCACGGAAGTCGCTGCCACAAAGGTCACGATGGAAATGGATCCGTAGTGACCGGCCAGGGCCGCCGCATCGGTCACCGACAATCGAGTCATGCCCTTGAGCAGACCGAAGGCGATGAAGGGCAGGGCCAGAGAAAGCACCAGCCCCGCCAGCAGCGACAGCACCAGGGTCAGATCCACGCCATGATCGGCGACGCTGACCCCGCCCTTGAAGCCGATGGCAAACAGCAGGTAGATCGACAGGCCCTTGGCAATAGCCTCGGGAATGGACAGGTCCGATCGCGCCAGTGCAGCGGCCATGCCCAGCACGAAGAAAAGAATGATCGGAGAGGTCAGGTTGTTGACGGCGATGGCCAGCGTGCCTTCCATGAATGCTCCCGTTATGGCGGTTGACGGACGATCCGGTCAGGCCAACCCGAACTAACGGGCGAAGAGTTTAACCCATCGCCTTAATCCCGGCAGAACCCGCCGGGTTTAAACCCCCGGTCAGCCCTGCCGGGTTAGAATGGCCGGCCGTTCGTTGATCCGGCCCCGGAGGCGTAATGACCCCTGAAACCCATGAGTGGGCCCAGTCCCTGGACACATTGCATGATCAGGCCTGGAAACGTCTGGCACGGGGCGTGGCCGATCGCCGCGCGCCCTGTCGGCACCCGACACTGGCTACCGTAGATGCCGAAGGGACACCGCAGGCGCGGACGGTGGTGCTGCGCGCCGCCGATCCAAAGGCCGCACGGCTTCGTGTCTACACCGACCGGCATGCCGACAAGGTGGACGAGGTGCAGCTCACGCCCAAAGCGACGGTTCACGTCTGGGACAAC from Spiribacter sp. 2438 carries:
- a CDS encoding sodium-dependent bicarbonate transport family permease encodes the protein MEGTLAIAVNNLTSPIILFFVLGMAAALARSDLSIPEAIAKGLSIYLLFAIGFKGGVSVADHGVDLTLVLSLLAGLVLSLALPFIAFGLLKGMTRLSVTDAAALAGHYGSISIVTFVAATSVATSAGFQPEGYMVAVAAVMEAPAILSALWIVTRFGRQSAEMEEDVLREILLNGSIVLLVGAFIIGWITGDEGMAMVAPFIDAPFQGVLCLFLLDMGLLAGRGIRKSRGVLTPGLFGFGVLMPLVGASIGALTGTLLGLSPGGVMTFMALAASASYIAVPAAMRVALPEANPAVYLTMSLAVTFPFNLTLGIPLYLIIAQWLSGG